One window from the genome of Leptospiraceae bacterium encodes:
- a CDS encoding serine protease: MKTLTLFFIFRFFAQTEEQDLFSSVVYVETYGYKYNYEFPWQRPSIQQNTGSGFIIEVQNRKYIFTNAHVVSNAIQIRVKRANQSSFSFAKVVHIAHDCDLALLDIDENLSSRENFYDNAKALSIGETPQINSPVIVVGYPIGGKRISITKGIVSRIDFDTYTHSGIDSHLILQVDAAINPGNSGGPAIQNGKVVGMAFQVLRSGENLGYLIPPPVLKKFLRDIQLDSAYDGYIELGVLTQTTENPMLKKALNLPKRYQQNGLYVYDILPGSSAEGFLEQGDVILEIQGYPITENGEIFLNGEYRDYIELVDNLEKDEKIQVKVYRKGKVIDISFPAKITHALDFQRKSYDYPPVYVLFSGLVFQPLEANLLNAFSSKWLEHQRSEIFYSYYFALQNQRGIHDQIIILNNILPFGDNQKLRFYLYKILHKVNGKEIKNLKELHDLLHEETKRKKFIVFEFFEESLPMILSSEKLVENHQRIMKFYQIQNDHFIKDKR, translated from the coding sequence ATGAAAACGTTGACTCTTTTTTTTATTTTTCGTTTTTTCGCACAAACAGAAGAGCAGGATTTATTTTCATCAGTAGTATATGTTGAAACTTACGGATACAAATACAATTATGAATTTCCATGGCAAAGACCTTCAATACAGCAAAATACAGGAAGTGGTTTCATCATCGAAGTTCAAAATCGAAAGTATATCTTTACGAATGCTCATGTGGTGAGTAATGCCATCCAGATACGAGTTAAAAGAGCGAACCAAAGTTCTTTTTCTTTTGCAAAAGTGGTTCATATCGCTCATGATTGTGATCTTGCTTTGTTGGACATTGATGAAAATCTGAGCTCAAGAGAAAATTTTTATGATAACGCAAAGGCATTATCCATCGGTGAAACTCCGCAAATTAATTCACCCGTGATTGTGGTTGGCTATCCAATTGGAGGAAAAAGAATTTCCATTACGAAAGGGATTGTATCACGAATTGATTTTGATACCTATACTCATAGTGGGATTGATAGTCATTTGATTTTACAGGTGGATGCAGCGATAAACCCTGGGAATTCAGGAGGTCCTGCCATCCAGAATGGTAAAGTTGTGGGAATGGCTTTTCAAGTTTTACGCTCGGGAGAAAACTTGGGATATTTAATTCCACCACCAGTTTTAAAAAAGTTTTTGCGCGATATTCAGCTGGATAGCGCTTATGATGGTTATATTGAATTGGGAGTTTTGACTCAAACCACTGAAAATCCTATGTTAAAAAAGGCTTTGAATCTTCCTAAAAGATATCAACAAAATGGTTTGTATGTTTATGACATTTTACCAGGATCAAGTGCCGAAGGATTTTTAGAACAAGGTGATGTAATTTTAGAAATCCAAGGATATCCTATCACAGAAAATGGAGAAATTTTTTTGAATGGAGAATATCGTGATTATATAGAATTAGTAGATAATTTAGAAAAAGATGAAAAGATCCAAGTCAAAGTTTATCGAAAGGGAAAAGTAATCGATATTTCCTTTCCTGCAAAGATTACCCATGCTTTGGATTTCCAAAGAAAATCATACGATTATCCTCCTGTGTATGTTTTATTTAGTGGGTTGGTATTTCAACCCTTAGAGGCAAATTTATTAAATGCCTTTTCTTCTAAATGGCTGGAACACCAACGTTCAGAGATTTTTTATTCTTACTACTTCGCTTTACAAAATCAGAGAGGAATCCACGATCAAATCATTATCTTAAATAACATCTTGCCGTTTGGGGATAATCAAAAACTTCGATTCTACCTATATAAAATTTTACACAAAGTCAATGGTAAAGAAATAAAAAACCTAAAGGAACTACATGATCTTCTCCATGAAGAAACCAAAAGAAAAAAGTTTATTGTATTTGAGTTTTTTGAAGAGAGTTTGCCTATGATTCTTTCATCAGAAAAACTTGTAGAAAATCATCAAAGAATCATGAAGTTCTATCAAATACAAAATGATCATTTTATAAAGGATAAAAGATGA
- a CDS encoding FAD-dependent thymidylate synthase — translation MKELIVELIDYTKRPFDLSIATARTCYSSKGIIYPEEISKDESSIVLRDRVAKITLEGGHLTTRQHPQFIFAIKNISRIAVWSFLHSHPYYNSEQVSQRYVKVKKDQFYVPKAVRKNEKWSELYNEIIEFQMNTYYDFIEKLKPFVEKEYFRIFPYRKKTKEKWLKDIEKKAMELARYVLPLATFTYLYHTVNGLTLHRYRRMAMINDVPDEISELVQKMWENINKIDPLYAKEITDPIPLEETPEYHFFKEHYQEISSMTAMKFIEYFDAKQGELFSKLVSFTSNPIEILKESFYSVFGFVDENLSDDEILTFFFSPTKNKHLGSVFNETMHSKLNSILNHIHFVFQKKISHTADSQDQRHRMVPSSKPYLIRHYTGKPDYIIPKLIKENEEILEYYVSFMNRLYAKINEFVERTNQRDLVVYLLPNAFPVRYYESGTLIYLIHKWKMRTCYNAQEEIFHASVEEIRQIEEAIPQFKGFFGAPCKLRKEAQIKPYCPEGERFCGVSVWNLSLSQYQRIL, via the coding sequence ATGAAAGAACTTATTGTAGAATTAATTGATTATACGAAACGTCCTTTTGATCTTTCCATAGCAACAGCGAGAACTTGTTATTCCTCAAAGGGAATTATTTATCCAGAAGAAATTTCAAAAGATGAATCTTCTATCGTTCTTAGAGACAGAGTAGCGAAAATTACATTAGAAGGTGGACATCTCACAACAAGACAACATCCACAATTCATTTTTGCCATCAAGAATATCAGTCGGATTGCTGTTTGGTCCTTTTTGCATTCTCATCCCTATTACAACTCTGAGCAAGTAAGTCAACGTTATGTGAAGGTAAAAAAAGATCAATTTTATGTTCCAAAAGCTGTCCGAAAAAACGAAAAGTGGAGTGAATTGTATAACGAAATCATAGAGTTTCAGATGAATACTTACTATGATTTTATCGAAAAGCTCAAACCCTTCGTTGAAAAAGAGTATTTTCGAATCTTTCCTTACAGAAAAAAGACAAAAGAAAAATGGTTAAAAGATATTGAAAAAAAAGCCATGGAGCTGGCAAGATATGTTTTACCTTTGGCGACCTTTACGTATCTTTATCATACTGTCAATGGATTGACACTACATCGATACCGAAGGATGGCAATGATAAACGATGTCCCAGATGAAATTTCTGAGCTTGTGCAAAAAATGTGGGAAAATATCAACAAGATCGATCCCCTCTATGCCAAAGAAATCACAGACCCAATCCCATTGGAAGAAACTCCAGAATATCATTTTTTTAAAGAACATTATCAAGAAATCTCATCAATGACTGCAATGAAATTTATTGAGTATTTTGATGCCAAACAAGGAGAGTTGTTTTCCAAACTCGTCAGTTTTACTTCTAACCCTATCGAAATCCTCAAAGAGAGTTTTTATAGCGTTTTTGGTTTCGTTGACGAAAATTTGTCTGATGACGAGATTTTGACATTTTTCTTTTCTCCAACAAAAAACAAGCACCTTGGTTCGGTATTTAATGAAACCATGCACTCAAAACTGAACTCAATCCTTAATCATATTCATTTTGTGTTTCAAAAGAAGATTTCCCATACCGCTGATAGTCAGGATCAACGTCATCGGATGGTCCCATCGTCAAAGCCCTATCTAATCAGGCACTATACAGGAAAACCTGATTATATCATTCCCAAACTCATCAAAGAAAACGAAGAAATTTTAGAGTATTATGTTTCATTTATGAATCGTCTATATGCAAAAATCAATGAGTTTGTCGAAAGGACAAATCAAAGAGATTTGGTAGTGTATTTACTACCGAATGCCTTTCCTGTTCGTTATTATGAGTCGGGGACGTTAATTTACCTCATTCACAAATGGAAGATGAGAACTTGCTATAATGCCCAAGAAGAGATCTTTCATGCATCGGTAGAAGAAATAAGGCAAATCGAAGAAGCAATACCTCAATTCAAAGGTTTCTTTGGAGCTCCTTGCAAACTACGAAAGGAAGCTCAAATAAAACCCTATTGTCCAGAAGGAGAACGGTTCTGTGGTGTTTCCGTATGGAATCTTTCTTTAAGTCAATACCAGCGGATTTTGTGA
- a CDS encoding S8 family serine peptidase: MKRWIVIFSFLVGYCTISEKSEYDQEYWILWWLFQQKSVPKIECIDIPPNKSKERIQTEQENCFSIHDPLFSYQWHFQNPLADLQMKDVWTKHCGKNVQIAIIDDGVDIHHEDLNENIEISKSFDYRDNDFDPTGNLEEDDSIHGTMVAGLIAAKDNFLGVRGVAPRSRLRVFNSILVSQITNIVDSIQRDVYHVWISNNSWGPVDKTGLLHDSPQIWKDAILHGLKEGRFGLGTIFLYAAGNGAYFESNGQKLIADNSNYDGYANFHGVIAVCAVGKNGKKAEYSENGANLWICAPSMGNDFIGLTTTDLRGDYGYNSKYISKFESDLSDRNYTKNFNGTSASTPLVSGAIALILQANPYLSWRDVKVILAKSATKNDPQDKDWKMNAAGYWINHKYGFGMVNVSKAVELASRWTPLGEYRKCKIENVSVEKQIPDNGNAIMEEISTTVFNIQKIEWVDIKVKITHNYWGDLLIQAYSPSGTEAVLMEPHNCSDGKNPIKRISCDRGEKEWSFGIARFLEESANGKFRISIQDKIPEDTGTFHSWGITIIGRKE; this comes from the coding sequence ATGAAAAGATGGATTGTCATATTTTCTTTTTTGGTGGGTTATTGTACTATATCAGAGAAATCAGAATATGACCAAGAGTATTGGATTTTGTGGTGGTTATTCCAACAAAAATCCGTTCCTAAAATTGAGTGCATTGACATTCCTCCGAACAAATCAAAAGAAAGAATCCAAACAGAACAGGAAAATTGTTTTTCTATACATGATCCTTTGTTTTCTTACCAGTGGCATTTTCAAAATCCATTAGCAGATTTACAAATGAAAGATGTCTGGACAAAACATTGCGGAAAAAACGTTCAAATTGCTATCATCGATGATGGTGTTGATATTCATCATGAAGATTTAAACGAAAACATAGAAATCTCAAAAAGTTTTGATTATAGAGATAACGATTTTGACCCAACAGGAAACTTAGAAGAAGATGACTCGATTCATGGCACTATGGTTGCTGGACTCATTGCAGCAAAGGACAATTTCTTGGGAGTTCGAGGAGTTGCACCAAGAAGTAGACTTCGTGTGTTTAATTCCATTTTAGTGTCTCAAATCACAAACATTGTTGATTCTATACAGCGTGATGTATATCATGTATGGATTTCAAATAATAGTTGGGGTCCTGTTGACAAAACAGGATTACTTCATGATTCTCCTCAAATTTGGAAAGATGCCATACTTCATGGACTCAAAGAGGGAAGGTTTGGTTTAGGAACCATATTTTTGTATGCCGCAGGAAATGGCGCTTATTTTGAATCCAATGGTCAGAAATTAATTGCTGATAATTCCAACTATGATGGCTATGCGAATTTTCATGGAGTGATTGCTGTATGCGCAGTCGGAAAAAACGGAAAAAAAGCAGAGTATTCTGAGAATGGTGCCAATTTATGGATCTGTGCACCATCTATGGGGAATGATTTTATTGGTTTAACAACTACGGATTTGAGAGGCGATTATGGTTATAATTCAAAGTACATAAGTAAATTTGAGAGTGATTTGTCTGATAGAAATTATACCAAAAACTTTAATGGAACCTCGGCTTCTACTCCGTTGGTCTCTGGTGCAATTGCTTTGATTTTACAAGCAAATCCCTATTTATCTTGGAGAGATGTGAAAGTTATCTTAGCTAAGTCAGCAACGAAAAATGATCCACAAGACAAGGATTGGAAAATGAATGCCGCAGGTTATTGGATCAATCACAAATATGGTTTTGGAATGGTAAATGTTTCTAAAGCTGTGGAATTGGCAAGTCGATGGACCCCATTAGGAGAATATCGAAAATGTAAGATAGAAAATGTCTCTGTTGAAAAACAAATTCCAGATAATGGGAATGCAATTATGGAAGAAATTTCAACAACAGTATTTAATATCCAAAAAATAGAATGGGTAGATATAAAAGTCAAAATCACTCATAACTATTGGGGTGATCTTTTAATTCAAGCATATTCACCTTCTGGAACAGAAGCGGTTTTAATGGAACCCCACAATTGTTCAGATGGAAAAAACCCCATCAAGAGAATTTCCTGCGATCGTGGTGAAAAAGAATGGAGTTTTGGTATAGCTCGATTTTTAGAAGAATCCGCCAATGGAAAATTTCGTATTTCCATTCAAGATAAAATACCAGAAGATACAGGGACCTTTCACAGTTGGGGTATTACCATTATAGGAAGAAAAGAGTGA
- a CDS encoding ABC-2 family transporter protein: MSFQKAIAYRFEYFASLLNAFLYIFIFITLWKTLLKEKTNLPFTSEQMTAYVIIAMVIKTIFPRNEGFLTTKVRTGEIAVDLMKPYSLAIIFFSDTIGLFLYQILSKGFPIFLVSYFLFGISFSFDGVVLLKFFLLFGLSFLIHLFISLLISSLSFFFTETFPFWIVYLSLTTLFSGAIIPLDFFPEGMKDLILLTPFPYLFYYPTLVLVKSQSFTNFGDILISYLVQATILFLLSYSLYRLGLRKLTIAGG, encoded by the coding sequence ATGAGTTTTCAAAAAGCTATTGCCTATCGGTTTGAATATTTTGCTTCTTTACTGAATGCTTTTTTGTATATTTTTATTTTTATTACTTTATGGAAGACCCTTTTAAAAGAAAAAACAAATCTTCCCTTTACTTCAGAGCAAATGACCGCTTATGTCATTATTGCGATGGTTATTAAAACAATATTTCCAAGAAATGAAGGCTTCCTTACCACGAAGGTTCGAACCGGTGAAATTGCTGTTGATCTCATGAAACCTTATTCTTTAGCCATCATTTTCTTTTCTGATACAATTGGGCTTTTTTTGTATCAAATTTTGTCAAAAGGGTTTCCAATCTTTTTGGTGAGTTATTTTCTTTTTGGAATTTCTTTTTCTTTTGATGGTGTTGTTCTTTTGAAGTTTTTTCTTTTGTTTGGTTTGTCTTTTTTGATTCACCTTTTTATTTCTCTTTTGATCAGTTCATTGTCGTTTTTCTTTACTGAGACTTTTCCTTTTTGGATTGTGTATCTATCTTTAACGACTCTTTTTTCCGGAGCCATCATCCCTTTGGATTTTTTTCCTGAGGGGATGAAGGATTTGATTCTTCTTACTCCTTTTCCTTATCTTTTTTACTATCCAACCTTGGTTTTAGTGAAGTCTCAAAGTTTTACTAACTTTGGAGATATCTTGATTTCTTACCTTGTTCAGGCTACAATTTTGTTTTTACTATCTTATAGTTTATATCGACTGGGCTTGAGGAAACTTACCATTGCAGGTGGTTGA
- a CDS encoding ABC-2 family transporter protein, with product MFIDNTYLRLILSSIQSKMEYRGSFYVFLLSIVSFYLSQIFVIVIMIYNFRSIQGWGPGELSLLYTLFIFSYGITSNVFSGLLFFSEFIRKGDYDRILLRPLNTLGQIISMNFDLTGLIHFGLGIIALILTHHFLPIEWDLKRIFLFVLTIIGGSLIFGAIRIFVAGVSFFAIKNDSLQHLVVFSTREFILYPLNIYNRFVQFFLTFIFPIGFVNYYPAHLFLDKKEAFLHPMLIYGTFPVGVVFFLLSLLFWRVGEKHYGSTGS from the coding sequence ATGTTTATAGATAATACTTATCTTCGCTTGATTTTGAGTTCTATTCAATCAAAAATGGAATATCGAGGTTCATTTTATGTCTTTTTGTTATCGATTGTTAGTTTTTATCTTTCTCAAATCTTTGTGATTGTGATTATGATTTATAATTTTCGAAGTATTCAAGGGTGGGGTCCAGGGGAATTGAGTTTACTTTATACTCTTTTTATTTTTTCTTATGGAATTACTTCGAACGTGTTTTCTGGTCTTTTGTTCTTTAGTGAGTTCATACGTAAAGGAGATTACGATCGTATTCTTCTCAGACCATTGAATACCTTAGGACAAATCATTTCAATGAATTTTGATCTGACAGGATTGATCCATTTTGGTTTGGGTATCATTGCTTTAATTTTAACTCACCATTTTCTTCCCATTGAGTGGGATCTAAAAAGAATTTTTCTTTTTGTTTTAACGATTATAGGAGGTTCTTTGATTTTTGGAGCGATACGAATTTTTGTTGCTGGTGTGAGTTTCTTTGCCATCAAGAATGATAGCTTGCAACATTTAGTTGTTTTTTCAACAAGAGAATTTATTTTATATCCGCTCAATATTTATAATCGATTTGTTCAATTTTTTCTTACATTTATTTTTCCAATAGGTTTTGTAAATTATTACCCTGCACATTTATTTTTAGATAAAAAAGAAGCTTTTTTACATCCTATGCTTATCTATGGAACCTTTCCCGTTGGTGTAGTATTTTTTCTTTTATCATTGTTGTTTTGGAGGGTAGGAGAAAAGCATTATGGAAGCACCGGTTCGTAA
- a CDS encoding adenylate/guanylate cyclase domain-containing protein has protein sequence MVEKDTLNILIADPDEEFADKLKKKLEFWFREFVLVYTTTEKEQIIPILQGREIDFLITEVEWGIDPADFIDSLVNEPVIAETMVVVISNYSEIMFENYVYKNGIIEFFHKKNLDYFLLENKLRNYFRIQFNNKILFKQISDSIRSLQIARGISEEQIQELREMVIIMKEELEREYKNKIRLEEEKKKIQTIFGLYVDPNIINGIISGEIPLEQKGVEREISVLFADIRGYTAIAEKMKPTDVVSFLNEYFTAMTEVILSFNGLIDKYIGDAIMAIFGAPLPNEAHRDLALQAAMEMQSVFELWNQNWKRTYGIDAKMGIGVASGVATLGNFGSFQKLSYTAIGDTVNIAARLESIAGPSEVLANENLVMFLSDEIKKRYQFEEIPSIELKGKIERIKAYRVK, from the coding sequence ATGGTCGAGAAAGATACTTTAAACATTTTGATAGCTGATCCTGACGAAGAATTCGCTGATAAACTTAAAAAAAAATTAGAATTTTGGTTCAGGGAATTTGTCTTAGTTTACACTACCACAGAAAAAGAGCAAATTATACCTATTTTGCAAGGTAGAGAGATAGACTTTTTGATTACAGAAGTAGAATGGGGGATTGATCCTGCTGATTTCATCGATAGTTTAGTGAATGAGCCAGTTATCGCAGAAACAATGGTGGTAGTGATATCAAATTATTCTGAAATCATGTTTGAAAACTATGTTTATAAGAACGGCATCATAGAATTTTTCCATAAAAAGAACTTAGATTATTTTCTGTTGGAAAACAAATTAAGAAACTATTTTCGAATCCAATTTAATAATAAGATATTATTTAAACAAATTAGTGACTCGATCCGAAGTTTACAGATTGCGAGAGGCATTTCAGAAGAACAAATCCAAGAACTCAGGGAAATGGTTATCATTATGAAAGAAGAGTTGGAAAGAGAATACAAAAACAAGATTCGCTTAGAAGAAGAAAAAAAGAAGATTCAAACCATTTTTGGACTTTATGTGGATCCCAATATTATAAACGGAATAATCAGTGGCGAAATACCATTAGAACAAAAAGGTGTAGAAAGAGAAATCAGTGTCCTTTTTGCTGACATTCGTGGCTATACGGCGATTGCAGAGAAAATGAAACCTACGGATGTCGTTTCGTTTTTGAATGAATACTTTACCGCCATGACGGAAGTAATTTTGAGCTTCAATGGTTTGATTGATAAGTATATCGGAGATGCCATTATGGCGATATTTGGTGCCCCACTACCAAATGAAGCCCACAGGGATTTAGCATTACAAGCAGCTATGGAAATGCAGAGTGTTTTTGAATTGTGGAATCAAAACTGGAAGCGAACCTATGGTATCGATGCTAAAATGGGTATTGGCGTTGCATCAGGTGTAGCTACTTTGGGGAATTTTGGATCCTTCCAAAAGCTGTCCTATACTGCCATCGGAGATACCGTCAATATCGCAGCTCGATTAGAATCGATTGCAGGACCTAGTGAAGTTTTAGCAAATGAAAATTTAGTTATGTTTTTATCTGATGAAATCAAGAAAAGATACCAATTCGAAGAAATCCCTTCTATTGAGCTCAAAGGAAAGATTGAAAGAATCAAAGCTTATAGAGTTAAGTAA
- a CDS encoding UTP--glucose-1-phosphate uridylyltransferase — MIKYSDLNFKNIKNEIEHRMKSKDLHPLIIEDFIKKVHRVYSGESGLMNFQYVEELSQNDLIDLEKLPYQLDYHSELTKEIISRIVLIKLNGGLGTSMGLNKAKTLLKIKDNLTFLDVIIKQIEILRKSTEIEVPLLFMNSFNTHEDTLKYAGIRGINSSRNLPESFIQNQVPRIEQKSLKPIGDGTQNKDWCPPGHGDVYISLKISGILDKLLSMGIEYAFISNGDNLGATFEPSILAYMIDQNLDFISEVTLKTPADIKGGILFRNKLTQRIELLETAQVPPENKKDFEDTTRFKDFNINNLWVNLKSLNKLLQQGQLELSLIVNPKEVDGVSVFQLETAMGSAIGQFPKTKVIRVPRSRFAPVKKCNDLLIKRSDVYEFDEKFALVMNASIKSEPIVKLSREYDHIQDFENYFQFIPSLKECTELTINGKIIFDKPVKLQGKVTLNNENDVPLRISEIYP; from the coding sequence ATGATTAAATATTCAGACCTTAATTTCAAAAACATCAAAAATGAAATCGAACACCGAATGAAATCAAAAGATCTTCATCCTCTTATTATTGAAGATTTTATAAAAAAAGTTCATCGAGTTTATTCAGGAGAATCTGGTTTAATGAATTTTCAATACGTAGAAGAGTTAAGTCAAAATGACCTAATTGATTTAGAAAAACTACCCTATCAATTAGATTATCATTCTGAGCTAACGAAAGAAATTATTAGTAGAATTGTGTTAATCAAACTAAATGGTGGCTTAGGAACATCCATGGGTTTAAACAAAGCAAAAACTTTACTCAAAATCAAAGACAACTTGACCTTTTTGGATGTGATCATAAAACAAATCGAAATCCTAAGAAAATCCACCGAAATAGAGGTTCCTCTACTTTTTATGAATTCTTTTAATACTCACGAAGATACCCTAAAATATGCTGGCATTCGAGGAATCAATTCCTCAAGAAATCTTCCAGAAAGTTTTATACAAAACCAAGTTCCAAGAATCGAACAAAAGAGCTTGAAGCCCATAGGTGATGGCACACAAAATAAAGACTGGTGTCCTCCTGGTCATGGAGATGTTTATATTTCATTAAAAATTTCTGGGATTTTAGATAAGCTATTATCTATGGGGATTGAATATGCCTTCATTTCCAATGGAGACAATTTAGGAGCTACATTTGAACCATCAATTTTAGCCTACATGATAGATCAAAATTTGGATTTTATTAGTGAAGTGACATTAAAAACCCCTGCAGACATTAAAGGAGGTATCCTCTTTCGCAATAAACTTACCCAAAGGATAGAGCTACTGGAAACCGCCCAAGTGCCACCTGAGAATAAAAAAGACTTCGAAGATACAACAAGATTTAAAGACTTCAACATCAATAACCTTTGGGTGAATCTGAAGTCTTTAAACAAACTCTTACAACAAGGACAATTAGAACTAAGCTTGATTGTAAATCCCAAAGAAGTTGATGGAGTTTCTGTGTTCCAATTAGAAACTGCTATGGGTTCCGCCATTGGACAATTTCCCAAAACAAAAGTAATACGGGTCCCAAGAAGTCGTTTTGCCCCTGTAAAAAAGTGTAATGACTTATTAATTAAACGAAGTGATGTTTATGAATTTGATGAAAAATTCGCTTTGGTAATGAATGCTTCTATAAAAAGTGAACCCATCGTCAAACTTAGTCGTGAATACGATCATATTCAAGATTTTGAAAACTACTTCCAATTCATCCCTTCTTTAAAAGAATGCACTGAATTAACAATCAACGGAAAGATCATTTTTGATAAACCTGTAAAACTCCAAGGGAAAGTTACCCTAAATAACGAAAATGATGTCCCCCTTCGTATCTCTGAAATTTATCCATGA
- a CDS encoding glycosyltransferase family 39 protein — protein MKIINQKYIFLLALVFVFILKDINEPLWEQDEAAYAGFGLHFLIHPDHQFIPNFPLSEPHRKPPLLFFFIENSYRLWGVNEFAVRFINLVLSLFFLISLPIALRIYFRKREIDFFVLGILVFFSFLIINTYVRIALTDFLLLFFQFLMIFVNYAWYQKDGAQKISLGLILIFILIIGTLIKGPVILVNFLLINIFYIFLLFIAKKKFDVLKNIYKIIIIFIFSILPISFWFLYLYQSNQREFVIWFLDWYIFKRVGGSVFGQTGPPGYYFLSILIASFPWSLETFKVLKSSFFYILKKIKFFTKNKKVNLSNKILYEISAFFSLYFVYEFLPSKLPSYILAFYVVLWIWILRFLVKNPISFPSLLVRVMLAVVAIQTFLFFTSDMRKTSKVLGSFLQRHCEDKNVFISNQIRLPGIVWYYVKDDSLNKIKEKYQKIHVLQDYIKRAPQLTTQNNCFLLLKSEFEIFKNIIHKDKQILHKEGWIFDKFKKEEFVIVY, from the coding sequence ATGAAAATAATAAATCAAAAGTATATCTTTCTTTTAGCGTTGGTTTTTGTCTTCATTTTGAAAGATATAAATGAACCTTTGTGGGAGCAAGATGAAGCAGCCTATGCAGGTTTTGGACTACACTTTCTGATTCATCCTGATCATCAATTTATCCCTAATTTTCCTTTATCAGAACCTCATCGTAAACCTCCACTTTTGTTCTTTTTTATCGAGAATTCTTATCGACTTTGGGGTGTTAACGAGTTTGCCGTTCGTTTTATAAATTTAGTTTTGTCTTTATTTTTTTTGATTTCTCTGCCTATTGCCTTGAGGATTTACTTTCGAAAAAGAGAGATTGATTTTTTCGTTTTGGGGATTTTGGTTTTCTTTTCTTTTTTGATCATAAATACCTATGTTAGGATTGCTCTGACTGATTTCCTTCTTTTGTTTTTTCAGTTTTTAATGATTTTTGTTAATTATGCCTGGTATCAAAAAGATGGAGCTCAAAAAATAAGTCTTGGGCTTATTTTGATTTTCATTTTGATCATAGGAACCTTAATCAAAGGTCCAGTCATACTTGTTAATTTTTTATTGATTAATATTTTTTATATTTTTTTGTTGTTTATCGCTAAAAAAAAATTTGATGTATTAAAAAATATTTATAAAATAATTATCATTTTTATATTTTCAATTTTACCCATATCCTTTTGGTTTTTATATCTATATCAAAGCAATCAACGTGAGTTTGTAATTTGGTTTCTGGATTGGTATATTTTCAAGAGAGTGGGTGGCTCTGTGTTTGGTCAAACGGGTCCACCAGGTTATTACTTTCTCTCAATCCTGATAGCTTCTTTTCCTTGGAGTTTAGAAACTTTTAAAGTTTTAAAATCAAGTTTTTTTTATATTCTGAAAAAAATCAAGTTCTTTACCAAAAACAAAAAAGTCAATCTTTCCAACAAAATCCTTTATGAGATAAGTGCCTTTTTTTCTTTGTATTTTGTTTATGAATTTCTTCCATCAAAATTACCTTCATATATCTTAGCTTTTTATGTGGTTCTTTGGATTTGGATTTTACGTTTTTTGGTAAAAAATCCTATATCTTTCCCTTCCCTTTTGGTTCGAGTGATGCTTGCCGTAGTTGCCATTCAAACATTTTTATTCTTCACCTCCGACATGAGAAAAACATCAAAAGTATTGGGTTCTTTTTTGCAAAGGCACTGTGAGGATAAAAACGTCTTCATTTCAAATCAAATACGACTACCCGGTATTGTTTGGTATTATGTGAAAGATGACTCTCTAAACAAAATAAAAGAAAAATATCAAAAGATTCACGTTCTACAAGATTATATAAAAAGAGCTCCCCAACTAACAACGCAAAATAATTGCTTCTTACTTTTGAAAAGCGAATTCGAAATATTTAAAAACATCATCCATAAAGACAAACAAATCCTTCATAAAGAAGGCTGGATTTTTGATAAATTCAAAAAAGAAGAGTTTGTTATAGTTTATTGA